The following is a genomic window from Alkaliphilus sp. B6464.
TATATATTCCAAATGAAGGATATTGAACTAAAACCACTCTACGAAAAGCAGTATTAGCACTACCGTAAATCGTCTCTGTAAGCTGTTTAATAGGAAAATAAATAGATCTTACTAGAGGAATTCTTTTTAAAAAATATTTAGTAGTCCCAAACAACTTATGACCTGCATAATTTGTAGCAATTATCCCAGCCAGTAAAACTATACCAATTGTAATAATAATGCCTAAACCATAAACTGTAAATCCTAATAACTCTTCTATAGGTCTTCTGAAAATGCTATCTACTTTATTTAAAAACCAAAGTATAGTATAAACTGTAATTATTAAAGGAATCATTACTAATAATCCAGTTAAAAAGGTTTTTCTAATTTCTTTCCACATTTGTATCACCTGCTCTTTTCTTTTAGCTGAATATCTGAAAAAAAATGATCGTTATTAATATACCCAAAATTCCACCTACGAGTACCTCAAAAAAATTATGAATTTTTGTCTCCACTCTACTTTGAGAAACTAATAAAGCCATAAGTGCAGATAATGTGGCTATAAACATATTTTCAGAAATAAAGGTAATAGCAGTAGCTAATGAAAAGGCAACTGCAGCATGTCCACTAGGCATTCCTCCCTGTAGTGGTGTCCCTCTACCAAAGTATGCCTTTATCGCAATAACTGTAAATATAACAACTATTAATGCGATAAAGGTAATATGTAGTGGTGATTGCCTAACATGATGAAGTACCTGTATTGTATAAGGATTAATTCTGTGAAAAAAAAGTAAGTAAGCAACAATAATAGAATTAATGGCAGCAATTAACACTGCCCCTGCTGCCACATTTTTAGCAATTTTAGCGAAAATATGGTATTTATCTGTAATTAAATCGATAGTAGACTCAATAGAAGTATTTATCATTTCGGCTACTATTACCATAGAAATTGTAAGAAATAGTATAAGAATTTCTATCCTAGTTAAGTCAAAAAATAGACTTGCAACCAATACAAGTATAGCCACAATGAAATGAATTTTCATGTTCCTCTGGGTTTTCAGTGCATAAATAATTCCCTCAAATGCGTAATTTAAGCTATCGATTAGTCTTCTAACTTTCATATCATTATTACCCCATTATTTTCTAATTAAATTTAAAGACGAAAGAACAGCCTCTTCTCTACCTCTCATATCCTTAGTATCCTCACTAGTGTCATGGTCATAGCCCATTAGATGGAACATACTATGAACTACTAAGAACCCCATCTCTCTTTCGAAGGAATGGTTATATTCTTTAGCCTGCTCCTCTGCCTTTTCTACAGATATAACAATATCACCTAGAAGCTTTTCTTTTAAGTAGATGGCTTGATCTTCATCCACTAAGGGAAAGGACAAAACATCAGTAGCATAATCCTTTCCCCTATAGATACTGTTTAGTTCCTTAATTTCATTGTTATCTACCAATGAAAGACTTACTTCGTAGTCAATGTGCCAATTTTCATAAAGTAAGCAGGCCTCAACTGCTTTTTCCAGTAATTCTATTAATTGCTCTTTAACCTCATATTTATTTTGTCTATTATCAATTAGTAGTTCCACGGGGTTTTCCTCCATCCTTCTTCTTAACATTCATATCAGGATACTCAATTCTCTCATGAAAGATGCTTAATATTACTTTTAGGAAAGTCTTTTTTATTTGATCTAAATCCTTTAAAGTAATATTACATTCATCTAGCTGTCCATCATTTAATTTATCTTGAATTATTTTTTCAACTAATGCTTCCACCTTCTCCTGTGTTGGTGAAGAAAGACTTCTAACAGCAGCCTCCACAGAATCTGCAATCATTACAATTGCTGTCTCTTTTGTTTGTGGCTTTGGTCCACCATATCTAAAGTTCTTTTCTTCTACACTATCTCCATTTTCACCAGTTTTAGC
Proteins encoded in this region:
- a CDS encoding DUF502 domain-containing protein, whose translation is MWKEIRKTFLTGLLVMIPLIITVYTILWFLNKVDSIFRRPIEELLGFTVYGLGIIITIGIVLLAGIIATNYAGHKLFGTTKYFLKRIPLVRSIYFPIKQLTETIYGSANTAFRRVVLVQYPSFGIYTIGFITSEGIEEVVDKTGKSVVCVFIPTTPNPTSGMFVMVPNEDLIALDMGVEDAIKLVVSGGIAKPSNKDL
- a CDS encoding diacylglycerol kinase — its product is MKVRRLIDSLNYAFEGIIYALKTQRNMKIHFIVAILVLVASLFFDLTRIEILILFLTISMVIVAEMINTSIESTIDLITDKYHIFAKIAKNVAAGAVLIAAINSIIVAYLLFFHRINPYTIQVLHHVRQSPLHITFIALIVVIFTVIAIKAYFGRGTPLQGGMPSGHAAVAFSLATAITFISENMFIATLSALMALLVSQSRVETKIHNFFEVLVGGILGILITIIFFQIFS
- the ybeY gene encoding rRNA maturation RNase YbeY; this encodes MELLIDNRQNKYEVKEQLIELLEKAVEACLLYENWHIDYEVSLSLVDNNEIKELNSIYRGKDYATDVLSFPLVDEDQAIYLKEKLLGDIVISVEKAEEQAKEYNHSFEREMGFLVVHSMFHLMGYDHDTSEDTKDMRGREEAVLSSLNLIRK